From Pseudomonas sp. CCI4.2, one genomic window encodes:
- the ubiA gene encoding 4-hydroxybenzoate octaprenyltransferase, whose amino-acid sequence MYVSLLKSLNRLNPRVWDFVQLTRIDKPIGIYLLLWPTLWALWISAKGLPSIGNLLIFVVGVFLMRAAGCVINDFADRKVDGHVKRTEQRPLVSGKVSTREALVLFAVLVSLSFVLVLLTNSLTIWLSFGGLALAACYPFMKRYTYYPQVVLGAAFSWGMPMAFTAQTGDLPAAAWLLYIANLLWTVGYDTYYAMTDREDDLKIGVKSTALLFGDADRVIILTLQGLALGCLLLAGSRFGLGTCFHLGLLVAAACFVWEFWYTRNREPQRCFKAFLHNHWAGLAIFLGIVADYALR is encoded by the coding sequence ATGTATGTGAGTTTGCTTAAGTCGCTAAATCGCCTGAACCCTCGGGTGTGGGACTTCGTTCAATTGACCCGTATCGACAAACCCATCGGCATTTATCTACTGCTGTGGCCGACACTGTGGGCGCTGTGGATTTCGGCCAAAGGCCTGCCGTCGATCGGCAACCTGCTGATCTTCGTTGTCGGCGTGTTTTTGATGCGCGCCGCCGGTTGCGTGATCAATGACTTCGCTGACCGCAAGGTCGATGGTCACGTCAAACGCACAGAACAGCGTCCATTGGTCAGCGGTAAAGTCAGCACCCGCGAGGCATTGGTGTTGTTCGCGGTGCTAGTGAGCTTGAGCTTTGTGCTGGTGCTGCTCACTAATTCGCTGACAATCTGGCTCTCGTTCGGTGGCTTGGCGCTGGCGGCCTGCTATCCGTTTATGAAGCGCTACACCTATTACCCGCAAGTGGTGCTCGGCGCAGCCTTTTCGTGGGGCATGCCGATGGCCTTCACCGCCCAGACTGGTGACCTGCCTGCTGCGGCGTGGTTGCTCTACATTGCTAACCTGCTGTGGACGGTGGGCTACGACACGTATTACGCGATGACAGACCGAGAAGACGATTTGAAAATCGGTGTCAAATCTACTGCCTTGCTGTTCGGCGACGCGGATCGGGTGATTATCCTGACGCTGCAAGGGCTGGCATTAGGCTGCCTGCTGCTGGCCGGATCACGCTTCGGGCTGGGGACGTGCTTTCATCTGGGCCTGCTGGTGGCCGCCGCGTGCTTCGTCTGGGAGTTCTGGTACACGCGCAACCGTGAGCCGCAGCGCTGTTTCAAGGCTTTTTTGCATAACCACTGGGCGGGATTGGCGATATTTCTAGGGATTGTCGCTGACTATGCGTTGCGTTGA
- a CDS encoding chorismate--pyruvate lyase family protein: MPQQNPLLVASDWRLQHQLMELPEPIVLDWLFNQDSLTRRLTRLSADGFSILPLFEGWQALRAEECAALSLPDQSIGWVREVYLRGNGQKWVFARSVAAQSALQQGGLNMDELGTRSLGGLLFCDEAFERGALEACRYPAAWLPNEDTADGLWGRRSCFSRGVLSLLVAEIFLPDFWHAVGIAGADDTERH; this comes from the coding sequence GTGCCCCAACAAAATCCTCTTCTTGTTGCGTCTGACTGGCGTCTGCAACACCAACTGATGGAGCTGCCCGAGCCCATCGTGCTCGATTGGCTGTTCAATCAGGATTCCCTTACTCGTCGTCTGACGCGTCTGTCTGCAGATGGTTTCAGCATTTTGCCATTGTTCGAAGGCTGGCAAGCCCTGCGCGCCGAAGAGTGCGCAGCGCTGTCGTTACCCGATCAGAGCATCGGTTGGGTACGCGAAGTGTATCTGCGTGGCAACGGCCAGAAGTGGGTGTTCGCCCGCAGCGTCGCCGCCCAAAGTGCGCTGCAACAAGGCGGTCTGAACATGGACGAACTGGGCACCCGTTCCTTGGGCGGACTGCTATTTTGCGACGAAGCGTTTGAGCGCGGCGCACTGGAAGCCTGTCGCTATCCCGCTGCCTGGTTGCCCAACGAAGACACCGCTGACGGTTTATGGGGGCGGCGCTCTTGCTTCAGCCGGGGCGTATTGAGTCTGTTGGTGGCGGAAATATTCCTGCCTGATTTTTGGCATGCAGTCGGAATCGCCGGCGCCGATGATACGGAGCGTCATTGA
- a CDS encoding rubredoxin, giving the protein MKKWQCIVCGLIYNEADGWPDDGIAPGTLWQDVPADWLCPDCGVGKMDFEMIEIG; this is encoded by the coding sequence ATGAAGAAGTGGCAATGCATTGTTTGTGGCTTGATCTATAACGAAGCCGATGGCTGGCCGGATGACGGGATCGCACCGGGCACTTTGTGGCAGGACGTGCCGGCAGATTGGCTGTGCCCGGACTGCGGCGTTGGCAAAATGGATTTCGAAATGATCGAAATCGGTTGA
- a CDS encoding NAD(P)/FAD-dependent oxidoreductase, which produces MNAPVVIVGTGLAGYNLAREFRKLDSDTPLLLISADDGRSYSKPMLSTGFGKNKEADGLSMAEPGAMAEQLKAEVRTHTCVSGIDPGHQRLWIGEEAVYYRDLILAWGAETVRVPLEGDANDLVFPINDLEDYARFRTAAAGKRRVVILGAGLIGCEFANDLIVGGYEVDLVAPCEQVMPTLLHPAAAAAVQAGLEGLGARFHLGPVLARLLRTEQGLEAHLSNGEVLPCDVVVSAIGLRPRVDLAAAAGLQTDRGVTVDRYLKTSHANIYALGDCAQVDGLNLLYVMPLMTCARALAQTLSGNPTAVNYGPMPITVKTPVCPLVVSPPPRGIEGVWTVEGQGADIKALCHDVDGKLLGYALTGTAVMEKLAFNKVLPPLLA; this is translated from the coding sequence ATGAACGCACCTGTCGTGATCGTCGGCACTGGCTTGGCGGGCTACAACCTGGCCAGGGAGTTTCGCAAACTGGATAGCGACACGCCGCTGCTGCTCATTTCTGCGGATGACGGGCGTTCTTACTCTAAACCGATGCTCTCCACCGGCTTTGGCAAAAACAAAGAGGCTGATGGCCTGAGCATGGCTGAGCCCGGTGCGATGGCTGAGCAATTGAAGGCCGAAGTGCGAACCCACACCTGTGTGAGCGGCATTGACCCTGGCCACCAACGGCTGTGGATAGGCGAGGAAGCGGTGTATTACCGCGATCTCATCCTGGCCTGGGGCGCTGAAACTGTTCGGGTTCCCCTTGAAGGGGACGCCAATGACTTGGTTTTTCCGATCAATGATCTGGAGGACTACGCGCGTTTTCGCACGGCGGCAGCGGGCAAGCGTCGGGTGGTGATTTTGGGCGCCGGGCTGATTGGCTGTGAATTTGCCAATGATCTGATTGTTGGAGGTTATGAAGTTGATCTGGTGGCGCCGTGCGAGCAGGTCATGCCGACCTTGCTCCACCCGGCCGCCGCCGCTGCCGTGCAAGCGGGGCTGGAAGGTTTGGGGGCTCGCTTCCACCTCGGCCCGGTGCTGGCGCGTCTGTTACGGACCGAACAAGGGCTTGAGGCGCATTTGTCGAACGGTGAAGTGCTGCCGTGTGATGTCGTGGTTTCGGCTATCGGTTTGCGTCCGCGAGTGGACTTGGCGGCCGCCGCTGGCTTACAGACCGATCGCGGGGTGACGGTTGATCGCTACCTGAAAACGTCCCATGCCAATATTTATGCGCTGGGCGACTGCGCCCAAGTTGATGGTCTGAATCTGCTGTACGTCATGCCGCTGATGACTTGCGCGCGAGCACTGGCGCAAACGCTGTCCGGCAACCCGACCGCGGTTAACTATGGTCCGATGCCTATTACCGTAAAAACGCCGGTATGTCCGCTGGTGGTTTCACCTCCTCCACGCGGTATAGAAGGCGTCTGGACGGTTGAAGGGCAGGGCGCCGATATTAAAGCGCTGTGCCATGACGTTGACGGCAAGTTGCTCGGTTATGCACTAACGGGCACTGCTGTAATGGAGAAATTGGCATTTAATAAAGTGCTACCACCGCTATTGGCATAA
- a CDS encoding HU family DNA-binding protein: MRKPELAAAIAEKADLTKEQANRVLNAVLEEITGALHRKDSVTLVGFGTFLQRHRGARTGKNPQTGEPVKIKASNTVAFKPGKSLKDSVNP, from the coding sequence ATGCGTAAACCAGAACTCGCAGCCGCCATTGCTGAAAAGGCAGATCTCACCAAGGAACAAGCGAATCGCGTTCTTAACGCTGTTCTTGAAGAAATCACCGGTGCCTTGCACCGAAAAGACAGCGTTACGCTGGTCGGCTTCGGTACTTTCCTGCAACGACATCGTGGGGCCCGTACCGGCAAAAATCCGCAGACCGGTGAACCAGTCAAAATCAAGGCGAGCAACACCGTGGCTTTCAAGCCTGGGAAATCCTTGAAAGACAGCGTTAATCCTTAA
- a CDS encoding helicase, producing the protein MKFRFLLWMLGYLMAKASRNNPAFQSQLADKELIFQLQTFDGKVARHFVVSGQRLVSKPGAVDEPAFAISFKDAAFGFATMQAKNKQLAFMQGIQDKDILIKGNPGLVIWFQGLTKYLKPKKKTV; encoded by the coding sequence ATGAAATTTCGTTTTCTTTTATGGATGCTTGGCTATTTGATGGCCAAAGCCAGTCGCAATAACCCGGCTTTCCAGAGTCAACTGGCCGATAAAGAGCTGATTTTTCAGTTGCAAACATTCGACGGTAAGGTTGCTCGGCATTTCGTCGTCAGCGGGCAGCGCCTAGTCAGTAAGCCAGGGGCAGTGGATGAGCCTGCGTTCGCGATTTCTTTCAAGGATGCGGCATTCGGCTTCGCAACGATGCAGGCCAAGAACAAGCAGTTGGCGTTTATGCAGGGCATTCAGGACAAAGACATTCTGATCAAGGGCAACCCGGGATTGGTTATCTGGTTCCAGGGTTTGACCAAGTATTTGAAGCCAAAGAAAAAGACCGTTTAG
- a CDS encoding aminoacyl-tRNA deacylase and HDOD domain-containing protein translates to MTEAAFADAIPLAPSVIRLLLGKLAISYREVMDDNSLSASRKLQAVLVDDAVGALLVLFPQNHLLDLNRLAELTGRKLTAVPEERLVRLLGKSTRSLLPGLPGLNGLPCLYEERLLQESTLLINSGEPGVFLEISSDDFKGMVSKASAANFGEPLSTIRPNLDRPDDDREEIIQAMHAFTARRIQQRLEATLEIPPLAETAQKIIKLRVDPNATIDDITGVVETDPALAAQVVSWAASPYYASPGKIRSVEDAIVRVLGFDLVINLALGLALGKTLSLPKDHPQQTTPYWQQSIYTAAVIEGLTRAMPRAQRPEAGLTYLAGLLHNFGYLLLAHVFPPHFSLICRHLEVNPHLCHSYVEQHLLGISREQIGAWLMRYWDMPEELATALRFQHDPTYAGAHSEYANLVCLTVRLLRKHGIGSGPVESIPDELFARLGLSREKAEESVRKVLEAEVLLRELASQFNQ, encoded by the coding sequence ATGACAGAAGCTGCCTTCGCCGATGCAATTCCGCTCGCCCCCTCTGTCATCCGGTTATTGCTTGGCAAACTTGCCATCAGTTACCGCGAAGTCATGGACGACAATAGCCTTTCTGCGTCTAGAAAACTTCAAGCGGTATTAGTCGACGATGCGGTGGGTGCACTCTTGGTGTTATTCCCACAGAACCATTTGCTCGACCTCAATCGCTTGGCAGAGTTAACCGGGCGAAAGCTCACTGCCGTGCCTGAAGAGCGTCTAGTGCGCTTGCTCGGCAAAAGCACCCGCAGCCTGCTGCCCGGCCTGCCAGGCCTGAACGGTTTGCCGTGCCTGTATGAAGAACGTTTGCTGCAAGAATCGACGTTGCTGATCAATTCTGGCGAACCGGGTGTATTCCTGGAAATTTCCAGCGACGACTTCAAGGGCATGGTGAGCAAAGCCAGCGCAGCGAATTTCGGCGAGCCACTGAGCACGATCCGCCCGAACCTTGATCGCCCGGACGATGACCGAGAGGAAATCATCCAAGCGATGCATGCGTTTACCGCGCGCCGTATCCAGCAGCGTCTGGAAGCCACGCTGGAAATACCGCCACTGGCGGAGACCGCACAAAAAATCATCAAATTGCGTGTCGATCCGAACGCCACCATCGATGACATTACCGGTGTGGTTGAGACCGACCCAGCGCTGGCCGCCCAGGTGGTCAGTTGGGCGGCGTCACCTTATTACGCTTCCCCCGGAAAAATACGCTCAGTGGAAGATGCCATCGTCCGCGTATTGGGCTTTGATCTGGTGATCAATCTGGCGCTGGGCCTGGCCTTGGGTAAAACCTTGAGCTTGCCCAAAGATCACCCGCAACAGACTACGCCGTACTGGCAACAGTCGATTTACACCGCCGCCGTCATCGAAGGTCTGACCCGCGCCATGCCGCGCGCTCAGCGCCCGGAAGCGGGCCTGACGTATTTGGCGGGGCTGTTGCACAACTTTGGTTATCTGCTGCTGGCTCACGTGTTCCCGCCGCACTTTTCGCTGATCTGCCGTCATCTGGAAGTCAATCCACACCTGTGCCACAGCTACGTCGAACAGCACCTGCTCGGCATCAGCCGCGAACAGATTGGTGCCTGGTTGATGCGCTATTGGGACATGCCTGAAGAATTGGCAACGGCATTGCGCTTCCAGCACGACCCAACTTACGCAGGCGCTCACAGCGAGTACGCGAATTTGGTGTGCCTGACAGTGCGTTTGCTGCGCAAACACGGCATCGGCTCGGGTCCGGTGGAAAGCATTCCGGATGAGCTGTTTGCACGCTTGGGCCTGTCACGGGAAAAAGCCGAAGAGTCAGTGCGCAAAGTCCTGGAAGCCGAAGTCCTGCTGCGCGAGCTGGCGTCGCAGTTCAACCAGTAA
- the recG gene encoding ATP-dependent DNA helicase RecG: MSELSKVSVTALKGVGEAMAEKLSKVGLENLQDVLFHLPLRYQDRTRVVPIGQLRPGQDAVIEGVVSGADVVMGKRRSLLVRLGDGSGVLSLRFYHFSNAQKDGMKRGTHLRCFGEARPGASGLEIYHPEYRALTGNEQLAVEQTLTPIYPSTEGLTQQRLRQLCQQSLALLGPKSLPDWLPEELARDYKLAPLDEAIRYLHHPPADADLEELALGHHWAQHRLAFEELLTHQLSQQRLRESLRSQRAPVLPVATRLPAQFLANLGFAPTGAQQRVGKEVAYDLSQPEPMLRLIQGDVGAGKTVVAALAALQALEAGYQVALMAPTEILAEQHYVNFKRWLEPLGIEVAWLAGKLKGKARVAALEQIATGTPMVVGTHALFQDEVQFKNLALVVIDEQHRFGVQQRLALRKKGVGGLMCPHQLIMTATPIPRTLAMSAYADLDTSILDELPPGRTPVNTVLVVDTRRVEVVERVRAACAEGRQAYWVCTLIEESEELTCQAAETSFQELTSALGELRVGLIHGRMKPAEKAAVMAEFKQGALQLLVATTVIEVGVDVPNASLMIIENPERLGLAQLHQLRGRVGRGTAASHCVLLYHPPLSQIGRQRLGIMRETNDGFIIAEKDLELRGPGEMLGTRQTGLLQFKVADLMRDADLLPAVRDAAQALLERWPNHVSPLLDRWLRHGQQYGQV, translated from the coding sequence ATGAGCGAGCTGTCAAAGGTCTCCGTTACGGCGCTTAAGGGCGTCGGCGAGGCCATGGCTGAAAAGCTGAGCAAGGTCGGCCTGGAAAACCTTCAGGACGTCTTGTTCCATCTGCCGTTGCGTTATCAAGACAGAACCCGTGTCGTGCCCATTGGCCAATTGCGTCCGGGACAAGACGCGGTGATCGAAGGCGTGGTGAGCGGGGCCGATGTGGTGATGGGCAAGCGGCGTAGCCTGTTGGTGCGACTTGGCGATGGTAGCGGGGTACTTAGCCTGCGCTTCTACCATTTCAGCAACGCGCAAAAAGACGGTATGAAACGCGGCACCCACTTGCGTTGCTTCGGTGAAGCCCGGCCCGGTGCATCAGGCTTGGAGATCTACCACCCGGAATACCGTGCGCTGACTGGCAATGAACAACTTGCGGTTGAGCAGACCCTCACCCCGATTTATCCAAGCACCGAGGGCCTGACCCAGCAGCGGCTACGCCAGCTGTGCCAGCAAAGCCTTGCCCTGCTCGGCCCGAAAAGTCTGCCCGATTGGCTGCCTGAAGAGCTGGCACGCGACTACAAGCTCGCCCCCCTCGACGAGGCCATTCGTTATTTGCATCACCCGCCAGCCGATGCCGACCTCGAAGAGCTCGCGCTCGGCCATCATTGGGCTCAACACCGCCTGGCGTTTGAAGAGCTGTTGACTCATCAGCTCTCGCAGCAACGTCTTCGTGAAAGCCTTCGCTCGCAACGCGCGCCGGTCTTGCCTGTCGCGACACGACTCCCTGCGCAATTTCTCGCCAACCTCGGTTTCGCCCCCACCGGCGCGCAACAACGGGTGGGCAAGGAAGTGGCCTACGACCTCAGCCAGCCGGAGCCGATGCTGCGCTTGATTCAGGGCGACGTAGGCGCGGGCAAGACCGTGGTGGCCGCCTTGGCCGCCTTGCAGGCGCTTGAAGCCGGGTATCAAGTCGCACTGATGGCACCCACCGAAATCCTTGCCGAACAGCACTATGTCAATTTCAAGCGCTGGCTTGAGCCGCTAGGCATTGAGGTCGCCTGGCTCGCCGGTAAGCTCAAAGGCAAAGCACGGGTCGCTGCGCTGGAGCAAATTGCCACCGGTACGCCAATGGTCGTCGGCACCCATGCGCTGTTTCAGGACGAGGTTCAGTTCAAGAACCTGGCCTTGGTGGTTATCGATGAACAACATCGCTTTGGCGTTCAACAACGCTTGGCCCTGCGCAAAAAAGGCGTCGGCGGATTAATGTGTCCGCACCAGTTGATCATGACCGCGACGCCCATTCCGCGCACCTTGGCCATGAGCGCCTATGCGGACCTCGACACCTCAATCCTTGACGAGCTTCCGCCCGGCCGAACGCCGGTTAATACCGTGCTGGTGGTTGATACACGCCGTGTCGAAGTGGTTGAGCGCGTTCGTGCGGCCTGCGCCGAAGGACGCCAAGCTTATTGGGTGTGTACGCTAATTGAAGAGTCCGAGGAACTGACCTGTCAGGCCGCAGAAACCTCGTTTCAAGAACTGACCAGCGCATTGGGTGAGCTGCGCGTGGGCCTGATCCACGGCCGCATGAAGCCTGCGGAAAAGGCGGCGGTCATGGCCGAATTCAAACAAGGCGCTCTACAGCTGCTGGTTGCGACCACGGTGATCGAAGTTGGCGTCGATGTGCCGAACGCCAGCCTGATGATTATCGAAAACCCCGAACGACTCGGCTTGGCACAATTGCACCAACTGCGCGGGCGTGTTGGTCGAGGCACAGCGGCAAGTCACTGCGTGCTGCTCTATCATCCGCCACTGTCGCAAATAGGTCGGCAGCGCCTTGGCATCATGCGCGAGACGAATGATGGTTTCATCATCGCTGAAAAAGATTTAGAACTTCGCGGTCCAGGCGAGATGCTCGGAACGCGACAGACGGGCTTGTTGCAATTCAAAGTCGCAGACCTGATGCGTGACGCCGATCTACTGCCCGCCGTTCGTGATGCCGCGCAAGCGTTGTTAGAACGCTGGCCAAACCATGTAAGCCCGCTGTTGGATCGCTGGTTGCGTCATGGTCAGCAATACGGACAAGTGTAA
- a CDS encoding hydrogen peroxide-inducible genes activator has product MTLTELRYIVTLAQEQHFGHAAERCHVSQPTLSVGVKKLEDELGVLIFERSKSAVRLTPVGEGIVAQAQKVLEQAQGIRELAQAGKNQLVAPLKVGAIYTVGPYLFPHLIPQLHRVAPQMPLYIEENFTHVLRDKLRNGELDAIIIALPFNEADVLTLPLYDEPFYVLMPANHPWTKKETIDASALNDKSLLLLGEGHCFRDQVLEACPTLVKGSEGARHTTVESSSLETIRHMVASGLGISILPMSAVDSHHYAPGIIEVRPLTPPVPFRTVAIAWRASFPRPKAIEILADSVRLCSVARPKVEAS; this is encoded by the coding sequence ATGACCCTTACAGAACTTCGCTACATCGTTACCCTCGCTCAAGAACAACATTTCGGCCACGCAGCCGAGCGTTGCCACGTCAGCCAGCCGACGTTATCGGTGGGCGTGAAGAAACTTGAAGATGAACTTGGTGTGCTGATTTTCGAGCGCAGCAAGAGCGCTGTCCGCTTAACGCCCGTTGGCGAAGGCATCGTCGCTCAGGCGCAGAAAGTGCTTGAACAGGCTCAAGGCATCCGAGAATTGGCGCAGGCCGGAAAGAATCAGCTGGTTGCGCCGCTCAAAGTCGGGGCGATCTACACCGTCGGTCCGTATTTGTTCCCGCACTTGATTCCACAACTGCACCGGGTCGCCCCGCAGATGCCGCTGTACATCGAAGAAAACTTCACCCACGTGCTGCGCGACAAACTGCGCAACGGTGAACTTGACGCGATCATCATCGCGTTGCCGTTCAACGAAGCAGACGTACTGACCTTGCCGTTGTACGACGAACCGTTTTATGTGCTGATGCCGGCCAATCACCCATGGACCAAGAAAGAAACCATTGATGCTTCGGCGCTGAACGACAAAAGCCTATTGCTGCTCGGCGAAGGTCATTGCTTCCGTGACCAGGTGCTGGAAGCCTGCCCGACGCTGGTCAAAGGCAGCGAAGGCGCGCGACACACCACCGTCGAATCCAGTTCTCTGGAAACCATTCGGCACATGGTTGCGTCGGGCCTGGGCATTTCGATTCTGCCGATGTCGGCGGTCGACAGCCACCACTACGCACCCGGCATCATTGAAGTTCGTCCCCTGACGCCTCCAGTGCCGTTCCGTACAGTGGCGATTGCCTGGCGTGCCAGTTTCCCTCGGCCTAAAGCGATCGAGATCCTCGCGGATTCCGTGCGTTTGTGTTCCGTGGCTCGCCCGAAAGTTGAAGCGAGCTAA